Proteins from a single region of Sesamum indicum cultivar Zhongzhi No. 13 linkage group LG5, S_indicum_v1.0, whole genome shotgun sequence:
- the LOC105161394 gene encoding DNA-binding protein S1FA-like isoform X2 has protein sequence MLSSIVCLRRLIKNVVRGAEAQGFNPGLIVLLLVGGLILLFLVGNYVLYVYAQKTLPPKKKKPVSKKKMKRERLKQGVSAPGE, from the exons ATGCTGAGTTCGATCGTGTGCCTCCGTCGTTTGATC AAAAATGTGGTCCGGGGTGCTGAAGCCCAAGGATTCAACCCTGGATTGATTGTCTTGCTTCTTGTTGGGGGACTGATCTTGCTATTCCTTGTGGGAAATTACGTGTTGTACGTTTATGCCCAAAAGACTCTTCCtccaaagaaaaagaagcccGTCtcaaagaagaagatgaagagggAAAGACTGAAGCAAGGGGTCTCAGCGCCAGGAGAATAG
- the LOC105161392 gene encoding uncharacterized protein LOC105161392, which produces MAAENFEAVCLFGAMDCLWFNQTILFSKHSLSLGPITPLPISESPRNCSQESQLPHQETSSLASVITTTHSQDEAGCSFFQESDHDKDSDHDLSSLPVSARKQSVSSAGRLQKSMSCKSLAELELEEVKGFMDLGFTFKKENMSQRVMNLVPGLQRIESCNKTSKDKDDSSWDGFGFTHDDHTDNNVEEKNETMMMMMRPYLSEAWLMKTPDSPLLNLRIPRVSTTEDMKKHLKDWARTVASAIHQQS; this is translated from the exons ATGGCTGCAGAAAACTTTGAGGCCGTATGCCTGTTTGGGGCCATGGATTGCCTCTGGTTTAACCAAACTATTCTTTTCTCCAAACACTCCTTATCTCTTGGCCCCATCACACCCTTGCCCATCTCAGAATCACCAAGAAACTGCTCCCAAGAATCACAACTCCCACACCAAGAAACCTCATCTTTAGCTTCTGTAATAACTACTACGCATTCACAG GATGAGGCCGGCTGCAGCTTCTTTCAAGAAAGTGATCATGATAAGGATTCTGATCATGATTTGTCTTCACTACCAGTCTCAGCTCGAAAACAATCCGTTTCCTCAGCAGGGAGATTGCAGAAAAGCATGAGCTGCAAGAGCTTGGCGGAGCTTGAACTTGAGGAAGTAAAGGGTTTCATGGATTTGGGATTCACTTTCAAGAAAGAGAACATGAGCCAACGCGTGATGAACTTAGTCCCAGGATTGCAGAGGATCGAGTCATGTAATAAGACGTCTAAGGACAAAGATGATTCATCATGGGATGGGTTCGGATTCACCCATGATGATCATACTGATAATAATGttgaagagaaaaatgagacaatgatgatgatgatgaggccGTATTTGTCTGAAGCGTGGCTGATGAAAACACCTGATTCTCCATTACTCAACTTGAGAATTCCAAGAGTTTCTACTACTGAGGATATGAAGAAACATTTGAAGGATTGGGCTCGCACTGTTGCATCAGCCATTCACCAACAATCTTGA
- the LOC105161394 gene encoding DNA-binding protein S1FA-like isoform X1, with the protein MDYEPDAEFDRVPPSFDRMKNVVRGAEAQGFNPGLIVLLLVGGLILLFLVGNYVLYVYAQKTLPPKKKKPVSKKKMKRERLKQGVSAPGE; encoded by the exons ATGGATTACGAACCAGATGCTGAGTTCGATCGTGTGCCTCCGTCGTTTGATCGTatg AAAAATGTGGTCCGGGGTGCTGAAGCCCAAGGATTCAACCCTGGATTGATTGTCTTGCTTCTTGTTGGGGGACTGATCTTGCTATTCCTTGTGGGAAATTACGTGTTGTACGTTTATGCCCAAAAGACTCTTCCtccaaagaaaaagaagcccGTCtcaaagaagaagatgaagagggAAAGACTGAAGCAAGGGGTCTCAGCGCCAGGAGAATAG
- the LOC105161393 gene encoding L-type lectin-domain containing receptor kinase VIII.1, whose product MMSLSGGFSFGSVFVASFVLFSFFSGNALRATEFDFGSLTLSSLKLLGDAHLSNGSVRLTRDLGVPNSGSGKVLYSKPVKFRRAGVQSPASFSTSFSFSVTNLNPSSIGGGLAFVISPDDEFVGDAGGFLGIMDAKGAPKGVVAVEFDTLMDVEFKDINGNHVGLDLNSMVSAEVGDLETVSVDLKSGNLVNSWVDYSGPGRAIKVYVSYSNLKPEEPIISATFDLDDYIMNDVMFVGFSGSTQGSTEIHTIHWWNFSSSFDENPSHNPVSPSGSPPAGGILMNPTADTAYLAPPSLAPEADNRSSTSHGKESSGNCHNQLCRKGAGTVVGVVIASAFFVALCALAFIWAYHKKSKNDKNSETLAYDVIKMPKEFSYKELKFATKGFDSNRIIGNGAFGTVYKGNLPATGDTVAVKRCSHSGQGKAEFLSELSIIGSLRHRNLVRLQGWCHEKGEILLVYDLMSNGSLDKALFESRTVLPWPHRRKILLGVASALAYLHQECENQVIHRDIKTSNIMLDEGFNARLGDFGLARQIEHDKSPDATVAAGTMGYLAPEYLLTGRATDKTDVFSYGAVVLEVASGRRPIEKEFSGVGVSTNLVEWVWSLHREERLMMAADPRLRNEFDEGEMRKVLLVGLACSNPDPMARPTMRGVVQMLVGESEIPIVPRAKPTMNFSTSQLLMTLQDSVSDLNGMITISTTSSESSLYAAAGGGPDFV is encoded by the coding sequence ATGATGTCACTTTCCGGCGGCTTTTCTTTTGGTTCGGTTTTCGTAGCgagttttgttttgttttcctttttttccgGTAATGCGTTGAGGGCGACGGAATTCGACTTCGGTTCGTTGACGCTCTCCAGCCTGAAGCTCCTCGGGGACGCCCACTTGAGCAACGGGAGTGTGAGGCTTACGCGAGATCTCGGTGTTCCGAACTCTGGTTCTGGAAAGGTTTTGTACTCAAAGCCCGTCAAATTCCGGCGGGCTGGGGTTCAGTCACCGGCTAGTTTCTCGACGTCATTCTCCTTCTCCGTTACGAATTTGAACCCCTCCTCCATTGGTGGGGGCTTGGCTTTTGTCATCTCGCCGGATGACGAGTTCGTCGGTGACGCCGGCGGGTTTTTGGGGATCATGGACGCGAAGGGAGCTCCAAAGGGTGTCGTCGCCGTGGAGTTTGACACTCTAATGGACGTTGAATTCAAGGACATAAACGGAAATCACGTGGGCTTGGATCTGAACTCAATGGTTTCTGCCGAGGTTGGTGATTTGGAAACTGTAAGTGTTGATTTGAAAAGCGGCAACCTGGTCAATTCATGGGTTGATTATTCCGGGCCAGGTCGGGCTATCAAAGTTTACGTATCGTATTCGAATTTGAAGCCCGAAGAGCCCATTATATCAGCCACTTTCGATCTTGATGACTACATAATGAACGATGTCATGTTTGTTGGGTTCTCAGGGTCTACTCAAGGGAGCACAGAAATTCACACCATACACTGGTGGAATTTTAGCTCGTCTTTTGATGAAAATCCGAGTCATAATCCGGTGTCTCCGTCGGGATCACCGCCGGCGGGGGGTATTCTGATGAACCCAACGGCGGACACAGCCTACCTGGCACCACCCTCTCTCGCCCCTGAGGCTGACAACAGAAGTTCCACGTCGCACGGAAAGGAAAGTAGTGGGAATTGTCACAACCAGTTATGCAGAAAAGGTGCCGGCACCGTCGTCGGAGTGGTAATCGCCAGTGCGTTTTTCGTTGCACTTTGTGCTCTGGCATTTATATGGGCGTACCATAAGAAATCCAAGAATGACAAAAACTCGGAGACTTTGGCTTATGATGTGATCAAAATGCCGAAAGAATTCAGCTATAAGGAGCTAAAATTTGCTACCAAAGGATTCGATTCCAATCGGATCATTGGGAACGGAGCGTTTGGGACGGTTTATAAGGGCAACTTGCCAGCCACCGGCGACACTGTGGCCGTGAAGAGGTGTAGTCATAGCGGACAGGGGAAGGCAGAGTTCTTGTCCGAATTGTCGATAATTGGATCCCTTAGACATAGAAACCTAGTTAGGCTTCAAGGTTGGTGCCATGAGAAAGGTGAAATTCTCTTAGTTTATGATTTGATGTCAAATGGGAGTCTAGACAAGGCATTGTTCGAGTCGAGGACGGTATTGCCATGGCCTCATAGGCGAAAGATTTTGCTAGGTGTGGCATCGGCTTTAGCGTATTTGCATCAAGAATGTGAAAATCAAGTGATTCACAGAGACATCAAGACCAGCAACATTATGTTAGATGAAGGGTTCAATGCAAGATTAGGAGATTTCGGGCTAGCAAGGCAAATAGAGCACGACAAATCCCCCGATGCCACGGTGGCCGCAGGCACAATGGGCTACTTAGCTCCCGAGTACTTGTTAACCGGTCGGGCCACTGATAAAACCGACGTGTTCAGCTATGGGGCGGTTGTGCTGGAGGTGGCGAGCGGGCGAAGGCCGATTGAGAAGGAGTTCTCGGGCGTCGGGGTGAGTACTAATTTAGTGGAATGGGTGTGGAGTTTGCATAGGGAAGAGAGGTTGATGATGGCGGCTGATCCAAGACTTAGGAATGAGTTCGATGAGGGGGAGATGAGGAAGGTCCTATTGGTTGGGCTGGCTTGCTCGAACCCTGACCCCATGGCTAGACCCACGATGCGGGGTGTGGTCCAAATGCTGGTGGGGGAGTCCGAAATCCCTATTGTCCCGAGAGCCAAGCCAACTATGAATTTCAGCACATCTCAGCTCCTAATGACCCTGCAAGACAGCGTCTCCGACTTGAATGGCATGATCACAATCTCCACCACCTCGTCGGAATCCAGTCTCTATGCCGCCGCAGGCGGCGGTCCAGACTTCGTATAA
- the LOC105161389 gene encoding E3 ubiquitin-protein ligase MBR2 isoform X1, which yields MGHRHMFNTPLIHETDADEGWNHAEQPYLPMARSGVSGSSSLVHPVENTTIQGGPSTSLWNPPPRSSGYSSSTLNAQLPHYQPQAPTPSHDPFPHQPPGGNFHMVPDAYSHHPSSSSLSGQTVPGVDCSFYNQTMGSGRGPYKRKSPGITLPYDRGITCRYYDAGSSSNQYLPADGLQEKRSTESHHMPWEYPPGYRVNSLSIGGEGMLRNVRSRAGIHMEPNLARTRLPSNYLYCSFSSRSTDQSNLVDFRGQGSNPPRREWDPSLVAGHVVNCDTESGVYSNNAISNGNPVPQNANNHQSVRGVRSGYCQTSVPSFGSSSSNFHTGQVGASDEGLQMTAESYLSRHPRVFSTTRLRNGERIGRTAILRDRYRSITEQASLRDRLTSEGLMVADRPTFYESRTLFDHHREMRLDVDNMSYEELLVLGERIGSVSTGLSDGLISKCLTESIYCSSDQSQDDGKCVICLEEYKNMDDVGTLKCRHDFHVGCIRKWLSMKNLCPICKASAMDDGVKEKSSA from the exons ATGGGGCATAGACACATGTTTAACACACCTCTGATTCATGAGACTGATGCTGATGAGGGATGGAATCATGCAGAGCAACCTTACTTGCCTATGG cAAGGTCTGGTGTTTCTGGAAGCAGTTCTCTTGTTCATCCTGTGGAGAATACGACCATTCAAGGTGGACCCTCGACTTCCCTGTGGAACCCTCCTCCTAGGTCGAGTGGATACTCTTCATCCACTCTTAATGCTCAATTGCCACATTATCAACCACAGGCTCCTACTCCATCTCATGATCCTTTTCCGCATCAACCTCCTGGTGGGAATTTCCATATGGTCCCAGATGCTTACTCCCATCACCCATCTTCGTCCAGCCTCAGTGGGCAAACAGTCCCTGGAGTAGATTGCAGtttttataatcaaacaaTGGGCAGTGGCAGGGGACCATACAAGCGCAAAAGCCCTGGAATCACTCTGCCATATGATAGGGGAATTACATGCAGATATTATGATGCTGGAAGTTCGTCGAATCAGTACTTACCTGCTGATGGGTTGCAGGAAAAGCGGAGTACAGAATCTCATCATATGCCTTGGGAGTATCCACCTGGTTACAGAGTTAATAGCCTCTCTATTGGTGGTGAAGGTATGCTGAGAAATGTGAGAAGTAGAGCTGGAATTCACATGGAACCCAATCTGGCTAGGACTCGTTTGCCAAGcaattatttgtattgttcTTTTTCTAGCCGATCCACTGATCAATCTAATTTGGTGGATTTCCGGGGGCAGGGATCAAATCCCCCAAGAAGGGAATGGGATCCTTCTCTTGTAGCTGGTCACGTGGTGAATTGTGACACAg AGAGTGGGGTTTACAGCAATAATGCTATCTCAAATGGGAATCCTGTTCCTCAAAATGCTAACAACCACCAATCTGTCAGAGGGGTTAGAAGTGGTTATTGCCAAACATCTGTTCCATCTTTCGGGTCTTCGTCAAGCAACTTTCACACAGGACAGGTAGGTGCCTCTGATGAAGGGCTGCAAATGACTGCAGAAAGTTACCTTTCTAGACATCCACGGGTCTTTTCTACCACAAGATTGCGTAATGGTGAAAGGATTGGGAGAACTGCGATATTAAGGGACAGATATCGGTCAATTACTGAGCAGGCGAGCCTTCGTGATCGATTGACATCAGAG GGCCTCATGGTTGCAGACCGTCCTACATTTTATGAATCCAGAACTCTTTTTGATCACCACAGGGAGATGAGACTTGACGTAGACAATATGAGCTATGAG GAGCTCCTTGTACTGGGAGAGAGGATTGGAAGTGTCAGCACCGGCTTATCTGATggtttaatttcaaaatgcTTGACTGAGTCGATATACTGTTCATCGGACCAATCTCAAGATGATGGAAAATGTGTTATTTGTCTG GAGGAATACAAGAACATGGACGATGTTGGGACTCTGAAATGTCGCCATGATTTTCATGTGGGCTGTATCCGAAAATGGTTATCAATGAAGAATTTGTGTCCAATCTGCAAGGCGTCGGCCATGGATGATGGTGTCAAGGAGAAATCTTCTGCTTAA
- the LOC105161398 gene encoding LOW QUALITY PROTEIN: lipid phosphate phosphatase gamma, chloroplastic (The sequence of the model RefSeq protein was modified relative to this genomic sequence to represent the inferred CDS: inserted 2 bases in 1 codon), giving the protein MSDPHPLPPLKAVTLTHVRYQRGDQLGHFLAWISLVPVFISLGGFFSHFIFRRELQGMFFALGLLISQFXXXXXCALLEMCDSHGWPSSHSQYMFFFAVYFTLLTYYRIGALFRNQMWIVGLVVWPLAVLTLYSRVYLGYHTVAQVFAGAALGAVLGGGWFWVVNNLLRCHFPAIEESAFGRMFYVKDTSHIPNVLKFEYENARAARKHVSYKRSD; this is encoded by the exons ATGTCGGATCCACACCCGCTTCCGCCCCTGAAAGCTGTGACCCTGACCCACGTTCGGTACCAAAGGGGAGATCAATTGGGCCATTTCCTGGCATGGATTTCTCTTGTCCCGGTATTCATCAGCCTCGGCGGCTTCTTTTCACATTTCATCTTCCGTCGCGAGCTTCAAGGCATGTTCTTCGCGCTCGGGCTTTTGATCTCGCAATT ATNNNNNNNNNNCTGCGCCCTCCTGGAGATGTGCGATTCACACGGCTGGCCCTCAAGCCATTCCCAGTACATGTTCTTTTTCGCGGTTTATTTCACGCTTTTAACTTATTATAGAATTGGTGCTTTGTTCCGGAATCAGATGTGGATTGTGGGGCTTGTGGTGTGGCCCTTGGCGGTTTTGACTCTGTATTCCAGGGTTTATTTGGGGTACCATACGGTGGCACAGGTGTTTGCTGGGGCAGCGCTTGGGGCGGTGTTAGGCGGAGGGTGGTTTTGGGTGGTGAACAATCTGCTCAGGTGTCATTTTCCGGCGATTGAGGAGAGTGCATTTGGGAGAATGTTCTATGTGAAGGATACTTCGCACATTCCTAATGTGTTGAAGTTTGAGTATGAGAACGCCAGGGCTGCCAGGAAACATGTGTCCTATAAGCGATCAGATTGA
- the LOC105161486 gene encoding uncharacterized protein LOC105161486: MKASSKPISSPSTAEQFLPPLITFLKSRNRGRSRPTPMFASTVTEPIQDPSSPEVTCIGQVRASSSAEPNVEKPGGASPSRRRCWLLKKVLFCGQSPLRFRCRKRSSLCKWGSFLRFGCFKKVDTAEDSFRVCSNQTSAKTQNVGGGSDRNSRSRVDESSSPLKIVSILTRCKSTPHRSLSLRGRFWGLVKLKMRKNPENCKSPAVKMQWKSRERAKKVVKN, translated from the coding sequence ATGAAAGCTTCATCAAAGCCAATATCAAGTCCGAGCACGGCGGAGCAATTCCTACCGCCCCTAATCACATTCTTGAAGAGTAGAAACAGGGGAAGATCACGTCCTACCCCAATGTTTGCATCAACAGTGACCGAACCTATTCAGGACCCTTCTTCTCCAGAAGTCACCTGCATTGGCCAGGTCAGAGCCAGCAGCTCCGCCGAACCCAATGTCGAGAAACCCGGCGGCGCCTCCCCTAGCCGCCGCCGCTGCTGGTTGCTCAAGAAAGTCCTTTTTTGTGGGCAATCACCGTTAAGATTCCGCTGCCGGAAAAGAAGCAGTTTGTGCAAGTGGGGTTCGTTTTTAAGGTTTGGTTGTTTCAAGAAAGTCGACACAGCAGAGGATTCTTTCAGGGTTTGTTCTAATCAGACAAGTGCAAAGACACAAAATGTTGGTGGTGGTAGCGACAGAAACAGCCGAAGTAGGGTTGATGAATCTTCTTCTCCACTAAAAATTGTTTCAATCTTGACAAGATGTAAATCTACCCCTCACAGATCTCTGTCATTGAGAGGCAGATTTTGGGGTTTAGTCaaactgaaaatgagaaaaaatccGGAAAACTGCAAAAGCCCGGCTGTGAAAATGCAGTGGAAGAGTCGAGAACGAGCCAAGAAAGTAGTCAAGAATTGA
- the LOC105161395 gene encoding cell number regulator 8 — protein sequence MANYEESNPFLPKQEKEAGIKHETKSSTSTGTSTAKNGGPPPPPPPAVPVGWTANGLPVGEPVMHREPLTQRSQWHSRVFSCLGRNDEFYSSDLEVCLLGAVAPCVLHGSNVERLGYAPGIFANQCLPYTGLYVIGSCFFGWNCLAPWFSYPTRTAIRRNFNLEGNCEELVRSFGCCGGCGMDEVQNEHCETACDLATHVFCHPCALCQEARELRRRLPHPGFMGKAVMVMIPPGGQTMGRVA from the exons atgGCGAATTATGAGGAATCAAATCCCTTTTTAccaaagcaagaaaaagaagcaggGATAAAGCATGAAACGAAATCCTCCACCAGTACTGGTACCAGCACCGCCAAGAACGGTGGACCTccgcctcctcctcctccggCGGTGCCGGTGGGATGGACTGCGAATGGGCTTCCGGTGGGGGAGCCCGTGATGCACCGGGAGCCCCTGACGCAGAGGTCCCAATGGCACTCCCGCGTCTTCTCTTGTCTTGGAAGGAATGATGAGTTCTACAGCAGTGATCTCGAAGTTT GTTTACTGGGTGCTGTGGCACCCTGTGTGCTCCACGGAAGCAATGTTGAGAGGCTTGGATATGCGcctggtatatttgctaatcAGTGCTTGCCTTACACTGGGCTTTACGTGATCGGAAGCTGCTTTTTTGGCTGGAACTGCCTTGCGCCCTGGTTCTCTTATCCCACCCGGACAGCCATCCGACGTAACTTTAACCTTGAG GGAAACTGTGAGGAACTCGTGAGATCCTTTGGGTGTTGTGGGGGCTGTGGGATGGACGAGGTTCAGAACGAACACTGTGAAACCGCCTGTGACCTTGCTACCCATGTCTTCTGCCATCCGTGTGCGCTTTGTCAGGAAGCTCGTGAGCTGCGTAGGAGGCTTCCTCATCCTGGATTCATGGGTAAAGCCGTGATGGTCATGATTCCACCAGGGGGACAGACCATGGGCCGTGTGGCCTAA
- the LOC105161397 gene encoding uncharacterized protein LOC105161397: MWQVLLAAAAAAGSGILAKKLINPTDAEQPISDSKQNDQECDPSKALQPQDSIFPTEGAVREDSSQEQGDAINDDGKIFRFSSPETASKELWKKTGSGSKGLKKYGGSKKGKKSGFGEGGAKELAVDQRGNGSAKRNTVCLKKRRTGKHSAGKCESCSSKDNSFGWGVGVGIMYMMSAGKAEISRLNCAMDETAKIVQELKAEITSSKTASLAGNKAETNKRQTEGGTLFIKPDIKSKYKIKPFGPSLMEEGECAINVLTAEQLPEVLEMDQLEAELETELQKLPWCVTASSGSEGRPDISEVENFAEEHHSEDHGNLNLCPYDGVLPAELDKKLCHVLIERQESQIVELEAELHHAHSKLQEKEAELQALKNCVKRLSEFSLASYSDEEIEDKEEDMKKRDGVDQEKLGFEPIKSMVGMKRTMDAE; the protein is encoded by the exons ATGTGGCAAGTTCTACTTGCAGCAGCTGCAGCAGCAGGATCCGGAATTTTagcaaagaaattaataaaccCCACTGACGCTGAGCAACCCATTTCTGATTCCAAGCAAAATGACCAAGAATGTGATCCAAGTAAAGCTTTGCAGCCCCAAGATTCGATCTTTCCCACTGAAGGTGCAGTTCGAGAAGACAGCAGTCAGGAACAGGGAGATGCAATCAATGATGATGGCAAAATCTTTAGGTTTTCAAGCCCCGAGACAGCGTCTAAGGAATTGTGGAAGAAAACTGGGAGTGGGTCTAAGGGGCTCAAGAAATATGGCGGTTcaaagaagggaaaaaaaagtgGGTTTGGGGAAGGTGGTGCAAAAGAGTTGGCGGTGGATCAGAGAGGAAATGGAAGTGCAAAGAGAAACACTGTTTGCTTGAAGAAGAGGAGAACTGGCAAACATTCTGCTGGAAAGTGTGAATCTTGTTCTTCAAAAG ATAATTCCTTTGGTTGGGGAGTCGGTGTTGGAATAATGTATATGATGTCAGCTGGGAAAGCTGAAATTAGTAGGTTGAACTGTGCAATGGATGAGACTGCCAAGATCGTCCAAGAACTAAAAGCTGAGATCACAAGCAGCAAAACTGCTTCTCTTGCTGGAAACAAAgctgaaacaaataaaaggcAAACTGAGGGTGGTACGTTATTCATTAAGCCAGACATCAAGagcaaatataaaataaaaccattTGGCCCCTCTTTGATGGAGGAAGGTGAATGCGCCATTAATGTTCTTACGGCAGAACAGTTGCCTGAGGTGCTGGAAATGGATCAGTTGGAAGCAGAGCTTGAGACCGAACTACAAAAGCTTCCTTGGTGTGTAACAGCAAGTTCTGGTTCTGAAGGAAGACCAGATATCTCTGAG GTTGAGAATTTTGCAGAAGAACATCACTCAGAGGATCATgggaatttaaatttgtgcCCTTATGATGGAGTATTGCCAGCTGAActggataaaaaattatgccaTGTGCTCATCGAGCGTCAGGAAAGCCAAATAGTGGAGTTGGAAGCTGAGCTGCATCATGCACATTCTAAACTCCAGGAGAAAGAAGCAGAGCTCCAAGCACTCAAGAATTGCGTCAAACGTCTAAGCGAATTTTCCTTGGCAAGTTACTCAG ATGAAGAAATTGAGGACAAGGAGGAGGACATGAAAAAAAGAGATGGGGTTGATCAAGAGAAGCTGGGATTTGAGCCAATAAAATCAATGGTTGGGATGAAACGGACGATGGACGCCGAATGA
- the LOC105161396 gene encoding uncharacterized protein LOC105161396, producing MEMKNSCIGTLLLLLLLLLVAVPAFSIGRLHAKNMGTEIYDIDYRGPETHSYIPPPNRAGPRPRIHYQTSMARRRSKLRNDRPNGKKIEV from the exons ATGGAGATGAAGAACAGTTGCATTGGCACTCtacttctcctcctcctcctcctcctcgtcGCCGTGCCGGCCTTCTCAATAG GGAGATTGCATGCAAAAAATATGGGGACAGAGATTTACGACATTGATTACAGAGGTCCAGAGACCCACAGCTACATTCCACCACCGAATCGGGCCGGTCCCCGGCCCAGAATCCATTACCAGACCAGCATGGCCCGTCGGAGATCCAAACTCCGCAATGACAGACCGAAT GGAAAGAAAATTGAGGTTTGA
- the LOC105161389 gene encoding uncharacterized protein LOC105161389 isoform X2, protein MGHRHMFNTPLIHETDADEGWNHAEQPYLPMARSGVSGSSSLVHPVENTTIQGGPSTSLWNPPPRSSGYSSSTLNAQLPHYQPQAPTPSHDPFPHQPPGGNFHMVPDAYSHHPSSSSLSGQTVPGVDCSFYNQTMGSGRGPYKRKSPGITLPYDRGITCRYYDAGSSSNQYLPADGLQEKRSTESHHMPWEYPPGYRVNSLSIGGEGMLRNVRSRAGIHMEPNLARTRLPSNYLYCSFSSRSTDQSNLVDFRGQGSNPPRREWDPSLVAGHVVNCDTESGVYSNNAISNGNPVPQNANNHQSVRGVRSGYCQTSVPSFGSSSSNFHTGQVGASDEGLQMTAESYLSRHPRVFSTTRLRNGERIGRTAILRDRYRSITEQASLRDRLTSEELLVLGERIGSVSTGLSDGLISKCLTESIYCSSDQSQDDGKCVICLEEYKNMDDVGTLKCRHDFHVGCIRKWLSMKNLCPICKASAMDDGVKEKSSA, encoded by the exons ATGGGGCATAGACACATGTTTAACACACCTCTGATTCATGAGACTGATGCTGATGAGGGATGGAATCATGCAGAGCAACCTTACTTGCCTATGG cAAGGTCTGGTGTTTCTGGAAGCAGTTCTCTTGTTCATCCTGTGGAGAATACGACCATTCAAGGTGGACCCTCGACTTCCCTGTGGAACCCTCCTCCTAGGTCGAGTGGATACTCTTCATCCACTCTTAATGCTCAATTGCCACATTATCAACCACAGGCTCCTACTCCATCTCATGATCCTTTTCCGCATCAACCTCCTGGTGGGAATTTCCATATGGTCCCAGATGCTTACTCCCATCACCCATCTTCGTCCAGCCTCAGTGGGCAAACAGTCCCTGGAGTAGATTGCAGtttttataatcaaacaaTGGGCAGTGGCAGGGGACCATACAAGCGCAAAAGCCCTGGAATCACTCTGCCATATGATAGGGGAATTACATGCAGATATTATGATGCTGGAAGTTCGTCGAATCAGTACTTACCTGCTGATGGGTTGCAGGAAAAGCGGAGTACAGAATCTCATCATATGCCTTGGGAGTATCCACCTGGTTACAGAGTTAATAGCCTCTCTATTGGTGGTGAAGGTATGCTGAGAAATGTGAGAAGTAGAGCTGGAATTCACATGGAACCCAATCTGGCTAGGACTCGTTTGCCAAGcaattatttgtattgttcTTTTTCTAGCCGATCCACTGATCAATCTAATTTGGTGGATTTCCGGGGGCAGGGATCAAATCCCCCAAGAAGGGAATGGGATCCTTCTCTTGTAGCTGGTCACGTGGTGAATTGTGACACAg AGAGTGGGGTTTACAGCAATAATGCTATCTCAAATGGGAATCCTGTTCCTCAAAATGCTAACAACCACCAATCTGTCAGAGGGGTTAGAAGTGGTTATTGCCAAACATCTGTTCCATCTTTCGGGTCTTCGTCAAGCAACTTTCACACAGGACAGGTAGGTGCCTCTGATGAAGGGCTGCAAATGACTGCAGAAAGTTACCTTTCTAGACATCCACGGGTCTTTTCTACCACAAGATTGCGTAATGGTGAAAGGATTGGGAGAACTGCGATATTAAGGGACAGATATCGGTCAATTACTGAGCAGGCGAGCCTTCGTGATCGATTGACATCAGAG GAGCTCCTTGTACTGGGAGAGAGGATTGGAAGTGTCAGCACCGGCTTATCTGATggtttaatttcaaaatgcTTGACTGAGTCGATATACTGTTCATCGGACCAATCTCAAGATGATGGAAAATGTGTTATTTGTCTG GAGGAATACAAGAACATGGACGATGTTGGGACTCTGAAATGTCGCCATGATTTTCATGTGGGCTGTATCCGAAAATGGTTATCAATGAAGAATTTGTGTCCAATCTGCAAGGCGTCGGCCATGGATGATGGTGTCAAGGAGAAATCTTCTGCTTAA